GgacaattgagagagagagatacggTCGAGACTTGGGggtggaaaaaatatatatatatatatattaatgaagagatatttattaataaaataataaaaaatattatttaaataagttagaGGGTATAAAGTATAATAAATATTCTAATatgaatgttttgtaaaatagaaaaagtaagttgttagtataaaatagatgaaaaaatATGGCCAAACTGATGTGGTTACTCTAATAACACATCCTCTATCCTATactctatttaaatattaatattattcttatttttatttttattctgaACAGAGAGACTGAAAAGAGAGATTGCTAtagtggagagagaaagagagactgTTTGGTGAGATTAAAATAATTAGGgtgcaataaaataatattgtttaaggTTGTTacaataaacttttatttttagatgtaATCATagcaaaatgaaaaaatctTAACATTGTTGCATTACTGGTGTGGggtctttttagttttttacacATATGGTGTTACATTGAAAtgcaaaatagataaaaatgcCTTTTAGAATGttggatgctaatgctctaagagcGTTCATAGCAAACtcttcaaaacaacatttagccaaaaatataactaaatCCACCCAAAAAGCTCATGCATTGGGctcaataaattttcaatttttttttttttttacattgttcatcattacattaaaaaaaaaaaaaaaactatttttttattcatcttctcgtttctctatctctctccgTCTGTaactcttttcccttttctctctctctctctctctctctctcatgtaaTGATCAACACAGATTTGggtttaatatatttattttctcattggTGATTCTCTCTCTAGAGATGACTAGGTCATTGGATTGCAAATGACAGTGGCTAGATCTATGGATCCATGGTGTTATATCAAGCACTTACACCCCAAAAAGACTAGTCATGTTATAAGGGTCCTCATAATTACTTATGAACTCAAGATTCACTTAGTAAACATGGATTTGACGTGGAACTTAGCACATGCCTGCACAACAAACATTTAAACAATTCAATTTATACAATTTGTGGTATCACACTAACAATCCCAATAATGTAAAACCCTTAGAATCGCAACCAATCGTGCTCTTGGTTGTCATCTCTAGACTGGATCATGTTCATTGAAGTGAGAGGAATTCGCCACGCTTATGTACTTTCATTCCCTCAAGCTGTGCATGGAATCCTTAAAGAAATGAACAACtttacaaaatttgatttttattttttggtgaaagTATTTCTTCAAAATgggatcaaaagaaaaagagttgagatttttaaaaatgtgaaaCGAGGATCCGTAtgatttggggaaaaaaaagaaaaaagaaaaagaaagagaagaggacttgagttacatatatatatatatatatatatatatatataggacatGTTTTTGAGTGGGGGAGAGAGGATGTGAGAATTTGTTTAGTGTTGTGAGTTTTGGTTTGGGTATGGGCCTTTTGATGGCAAGCATGTGGTAGTTTTGACTCTTTTGAGATTAGGTTGATTGTTGCGGCTAAAGATGCAGAAGCAATGAcaagaagaggaaaataaaaataaaaaaagctcaAAGGCTAGTGCTCTCATTCCATGTAGAAAACTTGTGATGGAGTGATAGAGAACAAGAAAATTATGGGAGATTTACGTGCACGGAAGTGTTCAATTGCAGTGGTTattaaagatataaaatattagtttgaataaaacttgtgtaaTGCGGTATTTATAACCAGCTTATATGAAGAAAGTGCACAAGAGCTTATAAACATATAGTTAAATTTACACTAAATTCATGTGGGATATTagaatcataacaaaatatCCTACCATAGCCAAGGAATCACACTGAGTCTGAATTATGGCTTTCAATTTTTAAAGcactaattatataatataaactacaaaataaTTCTAATAACATATGTTTACATCCTAACTTATCCAGTGTACTGATACATTAGGCACAAGTTGTGTCctaataacaattaaaaatgCAAATCACTTTCAATCACAAGATGGTTTAGTAACCTTATGATTTAAGGTATATATTTCATAGATTGAACAAAATAACGTCACAATTTCTCAtacataataacaaaaaaaatcgttgaaaactaaaatacaaTAACTATAATTACACAAAGAAATTCCAGCACACTAAGAAATAACCTAGCAAATGCTAGTTGTAAGATTAGACTGATCTTACAACTAGCATTTGCTAGGTTATTTCTTTCACCAACCCTCATGAAAACCAGCCATGTAGACAAAAACCATGATTAGTACCAGTTACATGTACATTAATACCAACTATCTACAATACCCACGAAGCATTCTTATTGGGTGTTTGAAAAACCACAGAATCAGTGGTTAGAGTGTATTGTTTATTGGTAAAACTATGATTTTCACTAACCCCTTTGAAACTCCCACCTAAAAATGCGAAGTTTTACTTGACTAATAACCCAAAGTTTCACACACACAGTTCTCCTTTTCTAAGTTTTCTCATTAACCAAACATAACAATTAGAAAAACAAcactttcaaacaaaaatactaaCAAATACACAAGatcattttctttccctttcacTTTCATTTTCCAtgattttctcagcaaccaaagaGGAATTAAGTgaagacaaaagaaagaaaggagtaAGAATACCTTGCTAATACTTAAAACATGTTTCACAAACCAGGAGCCAGGACCATAAACAAattgtagaaaaagaaaataaggaaggGAAGGAGAACCTTTTCGTATATAAGACATAGAAGTAATCCTTTGAATACCCAGTTTTATAATACATGATAATACATTTCAATATAACCCATTTTTATAATGGGAATTACATACacaaccaaaattttgaaatttgatttgattgctTCAATTCCACAATTTTCTctatcaatcttttttttttcccccaaaagatcaattttttcatttattccaATCCCATGCTTTTCTCCAAAAATCCAATGCCTCCCCTCTATTTCGTAAAGccacaattttattgaataaaaatccaGACATGTTCTTCTTTAACACTATAATTCTAGCATCTATTATATGCATGTGCCTCACTTCGGAAGGATTAACCATcttcttttcaattttgattttcaaaGTATCCGCATTGATGCcttgtttctttaatttaatgatCCTGTGCAGCTTGTCCCTTGCAGCATTGTCTGCTATGAAAGCACTTCTTGGCTGCTAAAACATCTAAGATTGGCAGCTAGGCACGTCCATCAATACTGGAGACAAGGTGAAATTTAACAAACAAGAACAATCTAAAAGgttaaaattgaaattagaaCAGCTAGGATAACATCATATGCATATACAAGGAGTCAATTACATGATTAGAGTAAATCTACTCTGAATAAAGATATGAGAGAAATTAAACAGATTGAATATTGTTGCCATATTAAATAACAGGGTTCAAGCTGAGCTGATGGAATCAGACATGCTTTTGCAAGGAGCTAGGGGTGAATAAACCAGTCCAAGTCACAACATGAACCCTATTTTCcccttatttaattatttattaagaaTCAGGTCACAACATGAACCTACACAAGCCAAATCAAATATAACAGCTTAAGACTAAATATGTCTCCACCTCTGCTCAAATTACAGGCTgatttatttctatttattgGCAGTGTAACTGGAAACATGTACATAAAAATagggaaaatcataaaatacTCTGgagtataataaataaatattaacttTTCTCATATGAAAAGTGAGTTTtatgatgaatttaattagtagaatCTATTATATTTAATCTAATCCCAATTCAGTGGAGTGTATAATATGAAATTAGTAATGGTTAAtaattacttttgtttttctgCAACGAAATTGCTTCATAAGATGTTGCAATAAATATACTAGATAcgcaacaaaaacaaaacaaaacaaaaataagacaaaTTAATGAGCTAAAAGCATAAAACAAAAAGTTCGaaaacatcaaaaccccgttAGAGAAGTAACACCTTTATCCTTCTCCTGgtgttttgtgaccaaacattTTTGCAGAGGCCTCTTTTCAATGACATCGACTCCAGTTGTAGAAACACAAACCCTTCTCCTTGATCCTTCTTATGAAGATAACGACGTTTTCTTCCAACACATATATGACCTGTTATTTCACCAGAATTCCTTTATTATGAGAGATGAGAATAACGTAACTGAAGCTGTAGTTAACAGTAACATGATGAATTTCAACAGCAGCGACATCAATGTACACATGGCCAAGCACATCCCCAGAAAAAGATCAAGAAAGAGAAATCAGCGTGTCAAGATTAATACTGCTCGAGGACCAAGGGAAAGGAGAATGAGATTGTCCGTTAAAGTTGCCCCGGATTTTTTCAAACTGCAAGATTTGCTAGGCTGTGACACGGCCAGCAAAACCCTTGAGTGGTTACTCATAAATTCAAAAGATGAAATCAAGAAGCTGGAAATAGAGAAGAAGCATAGTTTCGGCGTTGGTGTCAAGAGTGCTTCTTCTACTTCTAAGTATCAAACTGTGTCTGGCATTGATCCTGTGGCAATTCATGACAGAGATCAGCAGGACAGTGTTTTGGAAGAGAAAACTTCGACGAAAGAGAAGAAGATTGGGCAGTCAGTGTTACGCAAGAGTGCATTTCACCCTCTTGCAAGGGAGTCAAGGAAGAAAGCAAGGGAAAGGGCACGGGAGAGGGCTCGGGAGAGGGCAAGAGTAAAGACGAGGAGTCGGGTAGATGAATCGAAGTTATGTGAAGTGGCAAGCAATTGTAACTTAAGCCAATTAGGTTCTTGGAGTAAATTTGAATCTGCAGAAGAATCTGGAACCCAAAGCCATAACATGAACACTTTTGAGCTAAGGGAGCTACCTGAGGCTGAAGAAGGAAGCGTTCACGCCGGAGAACATTTAGGGGCTTCGGAAGACATGGTTGACGATGATTATTTGCTGATTTTCAATTCTCACAATACTGGAACTCTCCCGGAGGTAAGTTCCAAAAAAACAATTCTGGAATTTTACAAATATGTTGTGTAATTAATAGTCCTAGAAATGTACTCAATCTAAGCATGCATAGACCATAGTCAAACAAATCGTGTCAAGTTGTACATTCTTCATATTTCTGACCTCCTCAAATAATTGGTTGCAGCGTCAATTTGCAGACTTTGAATTCTTTGACGAACCATGGGACGCCTACAAATAAAATATGCTAACAAGGATTATCTCTCAGATGCGTCAAGAGAATAAACATTTGAAGTATGACAGATGATGCTtgctttctttttgaaatgtAATATATAACAAAAGTATCTCTCCTTGTGCAATTTTTTCTTGACTATCTCGTGAACGATTGTTGTGCCTTTCTCTTTATAAGAATGTGTATCTTTCTTTTGCTTATGTCTCAAATGCAAACTTACGGTCTTTCAGGCAATGGTAAATATGcactaacaattataaattccAATAGATGTTTAAGAGATATTCTTGATATTGAAGTGGGTTCTTGATAATTTGGATGCTAGGATTTTGGTATTTAAGGCCTTTAGGATTTCGGGTATTGCTATAGGGTTAGGGTAATTGATGTGTCGAGTCAATTCTTGAAGTGGAATGTGTCCAGGGTTTGTTTGGAAGAAATTCTGGGGTTTAAGATGTTAAATGGTGCATGAAATGTGGCATACGTTGAGAGAGTTACAaccccaaaataaataaagattagaGAAAGAATGAGACTACTTCATGGGAATTAAGGCACCTTGTTACAACCTTCAACTTGTTTCAGCTTCCTTTAGTCTCACAACATTATCCCTCCCTAAGGCACCTTGTCTATAAAGGTGAGGAAATTGTCACATAACACCAAATATTTCCATGCTCATCATGGAAGACATTACTTACTTCTTCATCCAATTCTTGAACATAGGCTATCGCTTGTGCACTTGGAATGGCTGGCACCCTTCTATTGAGAAGAGCTTCAAGGACCTGCACTTGTGACCaacataccatttttttttatcacaattgTAGCACAAGCGCTTCTTTAGTCATCCTTCCGTTTGCACCAAAGAAATCTTTTGGATGAGTATCGTAGGATTTTGTTCTATGATGGGGTCACTCATTGGTTTTACATCTTAGATGGGAAGCTTGCCCTTATCTTGTGGTTCCTTGATGACCTTCTTACATGAGTTGAGGCCGAAGGAAGCGTTTAATAAGGGAGGATTCAATATCCTATCTAGAATCCTTATTTGATCCCTTAAGCCACTTAGGAAGCAGTTCAATTTGTGACTCTCTGAGAACCCCTTAATTCGGTTGGAAAGAGACTTGAATTATGCTTTTTAACTACCCATCATTGATGTTTATCTTCATCCTATAAGAGCCCCCAATGGATCATCATAAGTTGTTGATCCAAACATGATTTTTAGGGTCCTTAAGAAAGCCTCTGAGCTATTGAATATGCCTAATTCCTACGCATCTTTGAACCATACTAAGGCTTCTTCCTCAATGTGTAGGTAGGTAATAAGAATCTTTTGGTGTGCTAggatgttgtaaaatttatagaTTTGGTTTGCCTTGTATACCTAACAAGGAGGATCTTCTCCCTTGAATCTTAGGAGCTCAATCTTGATGGACTTCAACAGATTTGGAGCAAAGGCTTCTCCCTAAATGGTCAATGGAGTTTTGGCAAGTTGCAATGGTTTTAGGGAGTTGTGAAATTCCTTCGACTATTATGAATTgatgctctaataccaattgtaTGCAGCCTGGTTTAGAATTTGGATATTCTTGGTATTCAAGTGggttcttgatgatttggatgcTAGGATTTTGTGTTAATTCCTTTAGGGTTTTGGTTATGGCTTTAGAGTTAGTGTAATTGATGTGTCGAGTGGGTTCTTGAAGTTGAATGGATCTATAGTTTATGTGGAAGCACCTCTAGAATTTTGGGTGTTTAATGGTTTGCATAAAATGTAGCTTACTTCGGGAAAGCCACGacattgaagaaaaatatagatCAGAGCAAGAATGAGACTACTTAAGGGGCGTCACCACCTccaagaaaaggagaaagactAAAGAGAATTAACAACAAACAATGCAACAATTGGATTCCTCTTTGTTATCATCAGTAATGATTTCATTGTCTCGTTTCTACAACTCATGCATTATTTCCATTGGCTACAAATGGCTCATTCTTATTGGATGTACTAATTAGGTATGCTTAAATAATAGCCATGTGTTTAATGTGTTACATGTGCACTAACTCTAACTAATTGTAACAGACTCTTGAACTAACTACAAGACCTGTGCTTTAATCAATCCAAGCATGTGTCACAATCACAACTGATGTTATGTATGTTCAGTCAAGGCTTCTGCAAATGCATGGCAGTTCATGAAATTTGAGCACCATTCGACAAGCTAGTGCCAATCATCACTTCAAGGACCAAATCAACTACTAATTGGAGCAATCTATTTTCCGGTCAGTAAATCCTTTAATGCTAGGATTTTTCAACTTATTTCAGCTTCCTTTGGTCTTTATTACTATATTGAAGTTGTTGAGTGATTGAAAGAGagtaaagagaaaaatagaagCAAAATAAAGATTTAACGTGGTTTGGCCTGACAGTTAAATTTTTGCTATGTTGTACATTAAAATGAACTCATTATAGGATTTATATATTAGAGCATCCttgatttttgatattttctcCCCTCTTTTATATTTGGAAAAGTGTTAGGGTTGCTATGGTTTCATGTTTATGAATTAACTTCCCAAGTGCAGTGCAGTGGATGAATTTGGTGTTTCTTTTGAGATTTGATTGAATAGAGACTTGAGTGATCAACGATCCGTTTTCAGGTCATGTTTTCAAAGTCTATTGGCACCTAGTAGTGCAATTTCAACATATCATTATCAATCATCTCATTGCATCACATGACAGGCAAGGAAATTAAATTCCCACAATAGACATGTAGATTCATCAGGAAAGCaaataaagaaactaaaaagaaaCATTAATGTTTTCTGAAGGGGGGATGGAGAGGTGTGGCTATGGGAATGCTCAGGGTTCCTAATTAAGAGCATGCAAATAATAACAATGATACTACACAATTAGCTTGACGAAAAAGTAAAGTTCGAATTCAATTTGATATGTATGACCAAAGAActaagaatattaaaaataagtatcaataaaagtagtataaaacattaaaacaacAACCCTAGAATAAGTATTATTCTATAGAAGACGACATCAACATCCTAAACATGTGGATCTGCTAGCCTTTTCTTGAATAGTGATGTAATTTAGCTCAAGTAGGACTGTTTTCACTTTAAAAAATTACCTTCATCCTTTTTGGCGAGCTATAGTTACCAGAGGAAAAAGGTTTGAGTTCCTGTGGGGACTGTAATTGCAATTTCTGGTAACTGAAATTTTTGTAAACTTGGCTTAAAAAAAGGCAGCTAAAACccgcgttttttgtagtgtataCATAAAATTATATGCGACTTCTCTGATCTACGTATTAAACTTTagttgattagttttttttttttttttttttcttcattttttaaattttagatctagTTTTTTCATATTCTGAACAAGCTGATTGTTTTATTAGCCAAATTTGGGCAGAATCTTGTAATTCTAAAGTTGTATGTATGGAGGAAACTCCATCTCTCATTATCAGCTTAGTAGCTGAGGATGTATCcattgtatattttgttttctaagaaaataaaaactctaaCTTCAatctatttataaaaataaaaataaaatcttcaaGTTAAATTTACCGTGATtgacatatttaaaatttaaaatcaaactaTTTATTAAAGCTTCCTTtctaaagagttttttttttttttttttttgaaaatattataaagagTTTATTTGGTTCTTAGAAATTGTcgaaaattattaattttgaaaagtctatagggaaaatttttatttgtctagGATCTTATGTTAATTGCATCTATCAACTCAAAAGTTCTCTCTCCAGTTTTCTCCTATAACTCTATAATTAAAactatgtttggttggaaggatGGAAAtatgaaaagatgaaaaatatttgtgcTTTCTATCATGTGTGTTTGCTATGGAGGATAAAAACtagaatgagaaaaaataaatataaatttcctttgttttgttaAGAAAATAAGACGATGGAAAAcgtaatttgtttaaattaatttattgtcATGCTcttattacataaaaattaattctttttacacattataaatatatatatatatatagtttaatattttttaaattattatttaggttctaaaagtttagaatttttggGATATAGATTGACcctggttaattaattcaattatccaagttgattaattaggttaaattacATGCAGATCGTGGAGACACCAACAAAtgaccaaataaactaaatacagcggaaattaaattaacatggtgatttgttgatgaatggagaaaacctctcGCAAAGCAAAAACTCCACTGGATGaatttcaagtcaccactcccaagaatccactaatcaagaatcaaacggttacaagtatgAGGGATCTTACCACTACCTTGGTCTATCCCAAAATACTAACCTGTAATTGAACCTTCACTTCAATATCCAAttgaacttgatcttgtagttGACTTCTTTGCATGCACagatctcagtacgtgactaactccagcaacttgattgattattgttggctgcaaagttcttcatttcAAAGTACGTTAAAGATCAgaaagcacttggttacaaaactctaaggTACAcaaaacacagtagcttctcaTAAAGTATATGAATTCTCTAATTGAGTCTATGTTTCCGTACTtgatgatttttaaaataagccttttaTATGACTAGGGCTGTAGAGAGAGAAACTATAATCATCCAAGTTATCCTGGGACGAAATTCAAATCtgagaattttgaatttgtaagTCTCAATAGATTGAGTTTGTGTCGAGTTTCCtcattaaaccttgatagatgctagTGTCGAGCATAgtgtcaagttttaatgaaacgacttttcttcacttatttcttggatcTATCTTCATGTTTTTAATGATACCACTTGTAAAGAAAACTTCACACACTTGTTACATTAAACCTAATTTTGATTTatccaattacaaataaagtacattttgtcaaaggataggccaatacatgaaaaatatgaCCGTAATAAGAATAATTGGCAAAACTaagaacacaaacttgtctaggtaTAGATCATAGAATCTATAGGGtatattagacaatgctcaaggtttTGCAAATCAGAATACAATAACAAAGAAGCTGCAAGTTCAAGAAAACAAAGTCTGATAGGTTCGACCAATCGAAGCTGTAGCTCAATCGATTGAAACTCGATtctatagaattttatttaaagccCAACAGCTCATcaaacgtttagggtttcagTCCAAATTCACTaagtatataaagaaaacccTAATGCATGTTTTTCAAGCCTTGGAGAGCTACTCTTTTGAGAGCTGAGAAATTTTGTGCCTTCTACTCTTTCAAGCATTTATCGGAAATCACACTCACACCATAAGTATCGGCAGAATCAAGTTGCAACCCAAGCTTCAAATATCAAGTGTACTGAAGATCATAGCGTGAACTAGACCTTCATGTTGGAACAAATTCATCTCATAGAAGTCTATTGGATTTAGAGCTAAGTTTGTTAACTTTAGTTAGGTTTACTTGTAGGATTATATCtccttaaagaaaattttatgtgGCCCACATTTGAAGATGAAACTCATGTCTTAAGTTTCTTATTTCATGTCTTAAGTTTCCTATTTGTGAAAGTTACATTTTAGATATAACATCCTTTAGTAACTCTCAAATGGTGTAACCCATTTGGTTAATAAACACCATGAAGTTACAATTTTTAAGCTCCTTGATGGAAGGAAAGTTATGGAAATCTTCATCTAGAAGGGTCCCTAGTctagcctatatatatatagcttgtGTTTCCATCAAAAGGATATGTGTGAGGTAAAGACCATAGACTAGAAGACCCTTTTATATACACTATCATCATATAGTGAGTCTTCTTTTCTTCAAAGACTTTGAGTCTTCTTTTCTTCAAAGACTTAAACAACTATGGCTGGAGGTATGTGTATTTTATTCTGCAACTCTAAATT
The Quercus lobata isolate SW786 chromosome 10, ValleyOak3.0 Primary Assembly, whole genome shotgun sequence DNA segment above includes these coding regions:
- the LOC115962645 gene encoding transcription factor CYCLOIDEA-like isoform X1 codes for the protein MTSTPVVETQTLLLDPSYEDNDVFFQHIYDLLFHQNSFIMRDENNVTEAVVNSNMMNFNSSDINVHMAKHIPRKRSRKRNQRVKINTARGPRERRMRLSVKVAPDFFKLQDLLGCDTASKTLEWLLINSKDEIKKLEIEKKHSFGVGVKSASSTSKYQTVSGIDPVAIHDRDQQDSVLEEKTSTKEKKIGQSVLRKSAFHPLARESRKKARERARERARERARVKTRSRVDESKLCEVASNCNLSQLGSWSKFESAEESGTQSHNMNTFELRELPEAEEGSVHAGEHLGASEDMVDDDYLLIFNSHNTGTLPERQFADFEFFDEPWDAYK